One genomic region from Spirosoma sp. KCTC 42546 encodes:
- a CDS encoding cold-shock protein, with protein sequence METFSKKEKEKARQKKRKDKEEKREERKASAQKGQGLNEMLAYVDENGNITSTPPDPRKKRTIDQEDVQIGVSKQEAMAPQDSVRQGIVSFFNASKGYGFIRDLQSQESIFVHMNGLIDAVGESDKVTFEVTRTPKGLNAVEVKKAV encoded by the coding sequence ATGGAGACATTTAGTAAAAAAGAAAAAGAAAAAGCAAGACAAAAAAAGAGAAAAGACAAGGAAGAAAAGCGAGAAGAACGGAAAGCGAGCGCCCAGAAAGGGCAAGGGCTTAATGAGATGTTGGCCTATGTGGACGAAAACGGGAACATAACCTCGACGCCACCAGACCCAAGAAAAAAGAGAACGATCGATCAGGAAGATGTTCAGATCGGCGTATCAAAACAGGAAGCAATGGCCCCGCAGGACAGCGTCAGGCAGGGTATTGTTAGCTTCTTCAATGCGTCGAAAGGATACGGCTTTATACGGGATTTACAGAGTCAGGAGAGCATTTTTGTGCACATGAATGGCCTTATAGATGCCGTTGGTGAAAGTGATAAGGTAACGTTTGAAGTGACCAGAACACCCAAAGGGCTCAATGCCGTTGAGGTGAAAAAGGCTGTATAA